The Micavibrio sp. TMED2 genome includes a window with the following:
- a CDS encoding phage portal protein: MKKVTSKPGFSMTTLDKMLLPVAPGLVAKRVENRFRVMAATGGTLSPEAKRVHRKRRGNKASANESLLTDISDARALSLEHVTTGALPKSIITTHVGHTVGGGLRLDAQPDGESLQLDPATEAQMSKQMEMLWRIWCKSADFNRQWSFNALQQIIFAAMLVSGDCLVVAVDDGDNLQRTTFTTRLQVIEAQRVSNPDRRPDDALIAGGVERDEFGRIVAYHVCSGYPEGYGRTQTKGLTWRRIPAFADDGSRYVYHVMDPLLARAGQNRGVPLLAPVISQLKQLSDMTEAELTASVLAACLAVFKKTLDGDGGLPTDAAGDRQDGDGFQVTDVDFGPGMVFSDMQAGEEIGSIAVNRPNTAFAQFWDAIVAEIAAGTDLSKEVLTRHFQSSYSASRGALGEVWRLFIRRREFYSEFCQWAYELMLQEAQDRDLMTLSGFDQVPMMREAWCQAKWVGPPMPQMDEQKAVSAATKRIEAGLSTRKDETAKLTGGDFNANHRQLSREQEMRDEAGLVGAPAIDPNAAQDDAIRPNQVDAE; this comes from the coding sequence ATGAAAAAAGTTACATCAAAGCCCGGCTTTTCCATGACTACGCTGGATAAAATGCTGCTGCCGGTGGCACCGGGTCTGGTCGCCAAGCGGGTTGAAAACCGTTTCCGGGTCATGGCCGCTACCGGTGGCACCCTGTCACCGGAAGCAAAGCGGGTGCATCGGAAGCGGCGGGGCAACAAGGCATCGGCCAATGAAAGCCTGCTGACGGATATTTCCGATGCCCGTGCCCTGTCGCTCGAGCATGTGACCACGGGTGCGCTACCCAAGTCGATCATCACCACCCATGTTGGGCACACCGTTGGCGGCGGGTTGCGTCTGGATGCGCAGCCGGATGGCGAGTCCCTGCAGCTTGACCCGGCCACGGAAGCCCAGATGTCAAAGCAGATGGAAATGCTGTGGCGCATCTGGTGCAAGTCGGCAGACTTCAACCGGCAGTGGTCGTTCAATGCACTGCAACAGATCATTTTCGCGGCCATGCTGGTGTCGGGTGATTGTCTGGTTGTCGCGGTCGATGACGGCGATAACCTGCAACGCACCACGTTTACCACGCGGCTGCAGGTGATCGAGGCGCAACGGGTCAGCAACCCTGACCGCAGGCCGGATGATGCGCTGATTGCCGGTGGTGTTGAGCGTGACGAATTCGGGCGGATCGTCGCCTATCATGTTTGCAGCGGATACCCGGAAGGATATGGCCGGACCCAGACCAAGGGATTGACGTGGCGTCGCATCCCGGCATTTGCCGATGATGGCAGCCGGTATGTCTATCACGTCATGGACCCGTTGCTGGCCCGTGCCGGTCAGAACCGGGGCGTGCCGCTGCTGGCACCGGTGATTTCGCAGTTGAAGCAGTTGTCAGACATGACAGAAGCAGAACTGACCGCATCGGTGCTGGCCGCCTGTCTGGCCGTGTTCAAGAAAACCCTGGACGGTGATGGCGGGTTGCCAACCGATGCTGCCGGTGATCGGCAGGATGGCGACGGCTTTCAGGTCACGGATGTTGATTTCGGGCCGGGCATGGTGTTTTCGGACATGCAGGCCGGTGAAGAAATCGGATCGATTGCGGTCAATCGCCCGAACACCGCATTTGCCCAGTTCTGGGATGCGATCGTGGCGGAAATTGCCGCCGGAACGGATCTGTCAAAAGAGGTTCTGACGCGGCATTTTCAGTCGTCATACTCGGCTTCGCGCGGCGCGCTTGGCGAGGTCTGGCGGCTGTTCATTCGGCGGCGTGAATTCTATTCAGAATTTTGCCAATGGGCCTATGAACTGATGCTGCAGGAAGCGCAGGATCGCGATTTGATGACCCTGTCCGGTTTCGATCAGGTGCCCATGATGCGGGAAGCGTGGTGCCAAGCCAAATGGGTTGGCCCGCCGATGCCGCAGATGGATGAACAGAAGGCGGTTTCCGCCGCAACCAAGCGGATTGAAGCCGGTCTGTCCACCCGCAAGGATGAAACGGCGAAGCTGACCGGCGGCGATTTCAATGCCAACCACCGGCAGTTGTCACGCGAACAGGAAATGCGTGATGAAGCCGGGCTGGTGGGCGCACCCGCGATCGATCCGAACGCAGCACAGGATGACGCCATCCGGCCTAATCAGGTTGACGCGGAATAA